One window of the Arvicanthis niloticus isolate mArvNil1 chromosome 23, mArvNil1.pat.X, whole genome shotgun sequence genome contains the following:
- the Rd3l gene encoding protein RD3-like yields MPLFSWVKWPKNYSYKQTRYTGSEVVTKTLLRELKWHLKERERLIHEIENEQKVKRTGVDYNWLRSYQPPHTSIPATEQRQLEVLCSQVQPCQTGTVLSRFRELLAENDVLPWEIVYIFKQVLKDFLSCPDRGGHHVGLWDSDINCPPAPALPGESSERPDKDEIPTISRYVDRNARNRLPPWSYRGWNLPYYYPPS; encoded by the exons ATGCCACTTTTTAGCTGGGTAAAATGGCCAAAAAATTATTCCTACAAACAAACACGCTACACTGGCTCCGAGGTAGTGACAAAGACTCTGCTTCGGGAGTTAAAATGGCATCTGAAGGAGCGAGAGAGATTAATACACGAGATTGAAAACGAACAGAAGGTGAAAAGGACAGGCGTGGACTACAACTGGCTGAGAAGCTACCAGCCTCCTCACACAAGCATCCCAGCTACCGAACAGAGACAACTGGAAGTCCTTTGCTCACAAGTACAACCTTGTCAAACGGGAACTGTTCTCAGCAG ATTTCGAGAACTTTTGGCAGAAAATGATGTACTTCCCTGGGAAATTGTCTACATCTTCAAGCAAGTTCTGAAAGACTTCCTCAGCTGTCCTGACAGAGGGGGTCATCATGTCGGCCTGTGGGACTCTGACATCAACTGTCCCCCAGCCCCTGCACTCCCAGGTGAAAGCTCTGAGAGGCCAGACAAAGACGAGATACCCACGATCTCACGTTATGTAGACAGAAATGCCAGGAACAGGCTTCCACCATGGTCATACCGAGGATGGAACCTGCCATACTATTACCCACCGAGCTAA